In Marmota flaviventris isolate mMarFla1 chromosome 15, mMarFla1.hap1, whole genome shotgun sequence, a single window of DNA contains:
- the Hsf1 gene encoding heat shock factor protein 1 isoform X2: MDLPVGPGAAGPSNVPAFLTKLWTLVSDPDTDALICWSPSGNSFHVFDQGQFAKEVLPKYFKHNNMASFVRQLNMYGFRKVVHIEQGGLVKPERDDTEFQHPCFLRGQEQLLENIKRKVTSVSTLKSEDIKIRQDSVTKLLTDVQLMKGKQECMDSKLLAMKHENEALWREVASLRQKHAQQQKVVNKLIQFLISLVQSNRILGVKRKIPLMLGDSSSAHSVPKYGRQYSLEHVHGPGPYSAPSPAYSSSSLYTPDVVTSSGPIISDITELAPASPLASPGRSIDERPLSSSPLVRVKEEPPSPPRTPRVEEASPRHPSSVDTPLSPTALIDSILRESEPAPTSATVPTDAGGRIPSSPPRSAPEKCLSVACLDNLARAPQMSGVARLFPCPSSSFLHGRVQPGNELSDHLDAMDSNLDNLQTMLTSHGFSVDTSALLDLFSPSVTMPDMSLPDLDSSLASIQELLSPQEPPRPLEAENNGPDSGKQLVQYTAQPLFLLDPDAVDTGSSELPVLFELGEGSYFSEGDDYTDDPTISLLTGSEPPKAKDPTVS; encoded by the exons AGTGGGAACAGCTTCCATGTGTTTGACCAAGGCCAGTTCGCCAAGGAGGTGCTACCCAAGTACTTCAAGCACAACAACATGGCCAGCTTCGTGCGGCAGCTCAACATGT ACGGCTTCCGGAAGGTGGTCCACATCGAGCAGGGAGGCCTGGTTAAACCTGAGAGGGATGACACTGAGTTCCAGCACCCATGCTTCCTGCGTGGCCAGGAGCAGCTCCTGGAGAACATCAAGAGGAAAGTGACCAGC GTATCCACACTAAAGAGTGAAGACATAAAGATCCGCCAGGATAGCGTCACCAAGCTACTGACAGATGTGCAGCTGATGAAGGGGAAGCAAGAGTGCATGGACTCCAAGCTACTGGCCATGAAGCA CGAGAACGAAGCCCTGTGGCGAGAGGTGGCCAGCCTGCGGCAGAAGCATGCCCAGCAGCAGAAAGTCGTCAACAAG CTCATTCAGTTCCTGATCTCGCTGGTGCAGTCCAACCGGATCCTGGGGGTGAAGAGaaaaat CCCGCTGATGTTGGGCGACAGCAGCTCCGCACACTCGGTGCCCAAGTATGGCCGGCAGTACTCCCTGGAGCATGTGCATGGTCCAGGCCCATACTCG gctccatccccagcctacAGCAGCTCCAGCCTCTATACCCCAGACGTTGTTACCAGCTCTGGACCCATAATCTCCGACATCACTGAGCTGGCTCCCGCCAGCCCTCTGGCCTCCCCAGGCAGGAGCATAGATGAGAG GCCCCTGTCCAGCAGTCCCCTGGTGCGTGTCAAGGAGGAGCCCCCCAGTCCACCTCGGACGCCCCGAGTGGAGGAGGCGAGTCCCAGGCACCCGTCCTCTGTGGACACCCCCTTGTCCCCAACTGCCCTCATCGACTCCATCCTGCGGGAGAGCGAGCCTGCCCCCACCTCAGCTACAGTCCCCACTGATGCCGGAGGCCGCATCCCCTCGTCCCCACCCCGCTCAGCCCCCGAGAAGTGCCTCAGCGTAGCCTGTCTGGACAA TTTGGCTCGCGCTCCACAGATGTCTGGGGTCGCCCGCCTcttcccctgcccctcctcttcctttctgcaTGGCCGAGTCCAGCCAGG GAATGAGCTCAGTGACCATTTGGATGCCATGGATTCCAACCTGGACAACCTGCAGACCATGCTGACCAGCCATGGCTTCAGTGTGGATACCAGCGCCCTGCTGGAC ctGTTCAGCCCCTCCGTGACCATGCCCGACATGAGCCTGCCTGACCTTGACAGCAGCCTGGCCAGC ATACAGGAGCTCCTGTCTCCCCAGGAGCCCCCCAGGCCTCTTGAGGCAGAAAACAATGGCCCTGACTCAG ggAAGCAGCTGGTGCAGTACACAGCACAGCCTCTGTTCCTGCTGGACCCGGACGCCGTGGACACGGGGAGCAGTGAACTACCTGTGCTCTTTGAGCTGGGGGAGGGCTCCTACTTCTCCGAGGGAGACGACTACACAGATGATCCCACCATTTCCCTGCTGACAGGCTCTGAGCCCCCCAAAGCCAAGGACCCTACTGTCTCCTAG
- the Hsf1 gene encoding heat shock factor protein 1 isoform X4, translating into MDLPVGPGAAGPSNVPAFLTKLWTLVSDPDTDALICWSPSGNSFHVFDQGQFAKEVLPKYFKHNNMASFVRQLNMWAFPHLALRKSSPTPVCADGFRKVVHIEQGGLVKPERDDTEFQHPCFLRGQEQLLENIKRKVTSVSTLKSEDIKIRQDSVTKLLTDVQLMKGKQECMDSKLLAMKHENEALWREVASLRQKHAQQQKVVNKLIQFLISLVQSNRILGVKRKIPLMLGDSSSAHSVPKYGRQYSLEHVHGPGPYSAPSPAYSSSSLYTPDVVTSSGPIISDITELAPASPLASPGRSIDERPLSSSPLVRVKEEPPSPPRTPRVEEASPRHPSSVDTPLSPTALIDSILRESEPAPTSATVPTDAGGRIPSSPPRSAPEKCLSVACLDKNELSDHLDAMDSNLDNLQTMLTSHGFSVDTSALLDLFSPSVTMPDMSLPDLDSSLASIQELLSPQEPPRPLEAENNGPDSGKQLVQYTAQPLFLLDPDAVDTGSSELPVLFELGEGSYFSEGDDYTDDPTISLLTGSEPPKAKDPTVS; encoded by the exons AGTGGGAACAGCTTCCATGTGTTTGACCAAGGCCAGTTCGCCAAGGAGGTGCTACCCAAGTACTTCAAGCACAACAACATGGCCAGCTTCGTGCGGCAGCTCAACATGT GGGCCTTCCCTCACTTGGCCCTCAGGAAGAGCTCTCCCACCCCTGTGTGTGCAGACGGCTTCCGGAAGGTGGTCCACATCGAGCAGGGAGGCCTGGTTAAACCTGAGAGGGATGACACTGAGTTCCAGCACCCATGCTTCCTGCGTGGCCAGGAGCAGCTCCTGGAGAACATCAAGAGGAAAGTGACCAGC GTATCCACACTAAAGAGTGAAGACATAAAGATCCGCCAGGATAGCGTCACCAAGCTACTGACAGATGTGCAGCTGATGAAGGGGAAGCAAGAGTGCATGGACTCCAAGCTACTGGCCATGAAGCA CGAGAACGAAGCCCTGTGGCGAGAGGTGGCCAGCCTGCGGCAGAAGCATGCCCAGCAGCAGAAAGTCGTCAACAAG CTCATTCAGTTCCTGATCTCGCTGGTGCAGTCCAACCGGATCCTGGGGGTGAAGAGaaaaat CCCGCTGATGTTGGGCGACAGCAGCTCCGCACACTCGGTGCCCAAGTATGGCCGGCAGTACTCCCTGGAGCATGTGCATGGTCCAGGCCCATACTCG gctccatccccagcctacAGCAGCTCCAGCCTCTATACCCCAGACGTTGTTACCAGCTCTGGACCCATAATCTCCGACATCACTGAGCTGGCTCCCGCCAGCCCTCTGGCCTCCCCAGGCAGGAGCATAGATGAGAG GCCCCTGTCCAGCAGTCCCCTGGTGCGTGTCAAGGAGGAGCCCCCCAGTCCACCTCGGACGCCCCGAGTGGAGGAGGCGAGTCCCAGGCACCCGTCCTCTGTGGACACCCCCTTGTCCCCAACTGCCCTCATCGACTCCATCCTGCGGGAGAGCGAGCCTGCCCCCACCTCAGCTACAGTCCCCACTGATGCCGGAGGCCGCATCCCCTCGTCCCCACCCCGCTCAGCCCCCGAGAAGTGCCTCAGCGTAGCCTGTCTGGACAA GAATGAGCTCAGTGACCATTTGGATGCCATGGATTCCAACCTGGACAACCTGCAGACCATGCTGACCAGCCATGGCTTCAGTGTGGATACCAGCGCCCTGCTGGAC ctGTTCAGCCCCTCCGTGACCATGCCCGACATGAGCCTGCCTGACCTTGACAGCAGCCTGGCCAGC ATACAGGAGCTCCTGTCTCCCCAGGAGCCCCCCAGGCCTCTTGAGGCAGAAAACAATGGCCCTGACTCAG ggAAGCAGCTGGTGCAGTACACAGCACAGCCTCTGTTCCTGCTGGACCCGGACGCCGTGGACACGGGGAGCAGTGAACTACCTGTGCTCTTTGAGCTGGGGGAGGGCTCCTACTTCTCCGAGGGAGACGACTACACAGATGATCCCACCATTTCCCTGCTGACAGGCTCTGAGCCCCCCAAAGCCAAGGACCCTACTGTCTCCTAG
- the Hsf1 gene encoding heat shock factor protein 1 isoform X1 — MDLPVGPGAAGPSNVPAFLTKLWTLVSDPDTDALICWSPSGNSFHVFDQGQFAKEVLPKYFKHNNMASFVRQLNMWAFPHLALRKSSPTPVCADGFRKVVHIEQGGLVKPERDDTEFQHPCFLRGQEQLLENIKRKVTSVSTLKSEDIKIRQDSVTKLLTDVQLMKGKQECMDSKLLAMKHENEALWREVASLRQKHAQQQKVVNKLIQFLISLVQSNRILGVKRKIPLMLGDSSSAHSVPKYGRQYSLEHVHGPGPYSAPSPAYSSSSLYTPDVVTSSGPIISDITELAPASPLASPGRSIDERPLSSSPLVRVKEEPPSPPRTPRVEEASPRHPSSVDTPLSPTALIDSILRESEPAPTSATVPTDAGGRIPSSPPRSAPEKCLSVACLDNLARAPQMSGVARLFPCPSSSFLHGRVQPGNELSDHLDAMDSNLDNLQTMLTSHGFSVDTSALLDLFSPSVTMPDMSLPDLDSSLASIQELLSPQEPPRPLEAENNGPDSGKQLVQYTAQPLFLLDPDAVDTGSSELPVLFELGEGSYFSEGDDYTDDPTISLLTGSEPPKAKDPTVS, encoded by the exons AGTGGGAACAGCTTCCATGTGTTTGACCAAGGCCAGTTCGCCAAGGAGGTGCTACCCAAGTACTTCAAGCACAACAACATGGCCAGCTTCGTGCGGCAGCTCAACATGT GGGCCTTCCCTCACTTGGCCCTCAGGAAGAGCTCTCCCACCCCTGTGTGTGCAGACGGCTTCCGGAAGGTGGTCCACATCGAGCAGGGAGGCCTGGTTAAACCTGAGAGGGATGACACTGAGTTCCAGCACCCATGCTTCCTGCGTGGCCAGGAGCAGCTCCTGGAGAACATCAAGAGGAAAGTGACCAGC GTATCCACACTAAAGAGTGAAGACATAAAGATCCGCCAGGATAGCGTCACCAAGCTACTGACAGATGTGCAGCTGATGAAGGGGAAGCAAGAGTGCATGGACTCCAAGCTACTGGCCATGAAGCA CGAGAACGAAGCCCTGTGGCGAGAGGTGGCCAGCCTGCGGCAGAAGCATGCCCAGCAGCAGAAAGTCGTCAACAAG CTCATTCAGTTCCTGATCTCGCTGGTGCAGTCCAACCGGATCCTGGGGGTGAAGAGaaaaat CCCGCTGATGTTGGGCGACAGCAGCTCCGCACACTCGGTGCCCAAGTATGGCCGGCAGTACTCCCTGGAGCATGTGCATGGTCCAGGCCCATACTCG gctccatccccagcctacAGCAGCTCCAGCCTCTATACCCCAGACGTTGTTACCAGCTCTGGACCCATAATCTCCGACATCACTGAGCTGGCTCCCGCCAGCCCTCTGGCCTCCCCAGGCAGGAGCATAGATGAGAG GCCCCTGTCCAGCAGTCCCCTGGTGCGTGTCAAGGAGGAGCCCCCCAGTCCACCTCGGACGCCCCGAGTGGAGGAGGCGAGTCCCAGGCACCCGTCCTCTGTGGACACCCCCTTGTCCCCAACTGCCCTCATCGACTCCATCCTGCGGGAGAGCGAGCCTGCCCCCACCTCAGCTACAGTCCCCACTGATGCCGGAGGCCGCATCCCCTCGTCCCCACCCCGCTCAGCCCCCGAGAAGTGCCTCAGCGTAGCCTGTCTGGACAA TTTGGCTCGCGCTCCACAGATGTCTGGGGTCGCCCGCCTcttcccctgcccctcctcttcctttctgcaTGGCCGAGTCCAGCCAGG GAATGAGCTCAGTGACCATTTGGATGCCATGGATTCCAACCTGGACAACCTGCAGACCATGCTGACCAGCCATGGCTTCAGTGTGGATACCAGCGCCCTGCTGGAC ctGTTCAGCCCCTCCGTGACCATGCCCGACATGAGCCTGCCTGACCTTGACAGCAGCCTGGCCAGC ATACAGGAGCTCCTGTCTCCCCAGGAGCCCCCCAGGCCTCTTGAGGCAGAAAACAATGGCCCTGACTCAG ggAAGCAGCTGGTGCAGTACACAGCACAGCCTCTGTTCCTGCTGGACCCGGACGCCGTGGACACGGGGAGCAGTGAACTACCTGTGCTCTTTGAGCTGGGGGAGGGCTCCTACTTCTCCGAGGGAGACGACTACACAGATGATCCCACCATTTCCCTGCTGACAGGCTCTGAGCCCCCCAAAGCCAAGGACCCTACTGTCTCCTAG
- the Hsf1 gene encoding heat shock factor protein 1 isoform X3, with protein MDLPVGPGAAGPSNVPAFLTKLWTLVSDPDTDALICWSPSGNSFHVFDQGQFAKEVLPKYFKHNNMASFVRQLNMWAFPHLALRKSSPTPVCADGFRKVVHIEQGGLVKPERDDTEFQHPCFLRGQEQLLENIKRKVTSVSTLKSEDIKIRQDSVTKLLTDVQLMKGKQECMDSKLLAMKHENEALWREVASLRQKHAQQQKVVNKLIQFLISLVQSNRILGVKRKIPLMLGDSSSAHSVPKYGRQYSLEHVHGPGPYSAPSPAYSSSSLYTPDVVTSSGPIISDITELAPASPLASPGRSIDERPLSSSPLVRVKEEPPSPPRTPRVEEASPRHPSSVDTPLSPTALIDSILRESEPAPTSATVPTDAGGRIPSSPPRSAPEKCLSVACLDNLARAPQMSGVARLFPCPSSSFLHGRVQPGNELSDHLDAMDSNLDNLQTMLTSHGFSVDTSALLDIQELLSPQEPPRPLEAENNGPDSGKQLVQYTAQPLFLLDPDAVDTGSSELPVLFELGEGSYFSEGDDYTDDPTISLLTGSEPPKAKDPTVS; from the exons AGTGGGAACAGCTTCCATGTGTTTGACCAAGGCCAGTTCGCCAAGGAGGTGCTACCCAAGTACTTCAAGCACAACAACATGGCCAGCTTCGTGCGGCAGCTCAACATGT GGGCCTTCCCTCACTTGGCCCTCAGGAAGAGCTCTCCCACCCCTGTGTGTGCAGACGGCTTCCGGAAGGTGGTCCACATCGAGCAGGGAGGCCTGGTTAAACCTGAGAGGGATGACACTGAGTTCCAGCACCCATGCTTCCTGCGTGGCCAGGAGCAGCTCCTGGAGAACATCAAGAGGAAAGTGACCAGC GTATCCACACTAAAGAGTGAAGACATAAAGATCCGCCAGGATAGCGTCACCAAGCTACTGACAGATGTGCAGCTGATGAAGGGGAAGCAAGAGTGCATGGACTCCAAGCTACTGGCCATGAAGCA CGAGAACGAAGCCCTGTGGCGAGAGGTGGCCAGCCTGCGGCAGAAGCATGCCCAGCAGCAGAAAGTCGTCAACAAG CTCATTCAGTTCCTGATCTCGCTGGTGCAGTCCAACCGGATCCTGGGGGTGAAGAGaaaaat CCCGCTGATGTTGGGCGACAGCAGCTCCGCACACTCGGTGCCCAAGTATGGCCGGCAGTACTCCCTGGAGCATGTGCATGGTCCAGGCCCATACTCG gctccatccccagcctacAGCAGCTCCAGCCTCTATACCCCAGACGTTGTTACCAGCTCTGGACCCATAATCTCCGACATCACTGAGCTGGCTCCCGCCAGCCCTCTGGCCTCCCCAGGCAGGAGCATAGATGAGAG GCCCCTGTCCAGCAGTCCCCTGGTGCGTGTCAAGGAGGAGCCCCCCAGTCCACCTCGGACGCCCCGAGTGGAGGAGGCGAGTCCCAGGCACCCGTCCTCTGTGGACACCCCCTTGTCCCCAACTGCCCTCATCGACTCCATCCTGCGGGAGAGCGAGCCTGCCCCCACCTCAGCTACAGTCCCCACTGATGCCGGAGGCCGCATCCCCTCGTCCCCACCCCGCTCAGCCCCCGAGAAGTGCCTCAGCGTAGCCTGTCTGGACAA TTTGGCTCGCGCTCCACAGATGTCTGGGGTCGCCCGCCTcttcccctgcccctcctcttcctttctgcaTGGCCGAGTCCAGCCAGG GAATGAGCTCAGTGACCATTTGGATGCCATGGATTCCAACCTGGACAACCTGCAGACCATGCTGACCAGCCATGGCTTCAGTGTGGATACCAGCGCCCTGCTGGAC ATACAGGAGCTCCTGTCTCCCCAGGAGCCCCCCAGGCCTCTTGAGGCAGAAAACAATGGCCCTGACTCAG ggAAGCAGCTGGTGCAGTACACAGCACAGCCTCTGTTCCTGCTGGACCCGGACGCCGTGGACACGGGGAGCAGTGAACTACCTGTGCTCTTTGAGCTGGGGGAGGGCTCCTACTTCTCCGAGGGAGACGACTACACAGATGATCCCACCATTTCCCTGCTGACAGGCTCTGAGCCCCCCAAAGCCAAGGACCCTACTGTCTCCTAG
- the Hsf1 gene encoding heat shock factor protein 1 isoform X5 has protein sequence MDLPVGPGAAGPSNVPAFLTKLWTLVSDPDTDALICWSPSGNSFHVFDQGQFAKEVLPKYFKHNNMASFVRQLNMYGFRKVVHIEQGGLVKPERDDTEFQHPCFLRGQEQLLENIKRKVTSVSTLKSEDIKIRQDSVTKLLTDVQLMKGKQECMDSKLLAMKHENEALWREVASLRQKHAQQQKVVNKLIQFLISLVQSNRILGVKRKIPLMLGDSSSAHSVPKYGRQYSLEHVHGPGPYSAPSPAYSSSSLYTPDVVTSSGPIISDITELAPASPLASPGRSIDERPLSSSPLVRVKEEPPSPPRTPRVEEASPRHPSSVDTPLSPTALIDSILRESEPAPTSATVPTDAGGRIPSSPPRSAPEKCLSVACLDNLARAPQMSGVARLFPCPSSSFLHGRVQPGNELSDHLDAMDSNLDNLQTMLTSHGFSVDTSALLDIQELLSPQEPPRPLEAENNGPDSGKQLVQYTAQPLFLLDPDAVDTGSSELPVLFELGEGSYFSEGDDYTDDPTISLLTGSEPPKAKDPTVS, from the exons AGTGGGAACAGCTTCCATGTGTTTGACCAAGGCCAGTTCGCCAAGGAGGTGCTACCCAAGTACTTCAAGCACAACAACATGGCCAGCTTCGTGCGGCAGCTCAACATGT ACGGCTTCCGGAAGGTGGTCCACATCGAGCAGGGAGGCCTGGTTAAACCTGAGAGGGATGACACTGAGTTCCAGCACCCATGCTTCCTGCGTGGCCAGGAGCAGCTCCTGGAGAACATCAAGAGGAAAGTGACCAGC GTATCCACACTAAAGAGTGAAGACATAAAGATCCGCCAGGATAGCGTCACCAAGCTACTGACAGATGTGCAGCTGATGAAGGGGAAGCAAGAGTGCATGGACTCCAAGCTACTGGCCATGAAGCA CGAGAACGAAGCCCTGTGGCGAGAGGTGGCCAGCCTGCGGCAGAAGCATGCCCAGCAGCAGAAAGTCGTCAACAAG CTCATTCAGTTCCTGATCTCGCTGGTGCAGTCCAACCGGATCCTGGGGGTGAAGAGaaaaat CCCGCTGATGTTGGGCGACAGCAGCTCCGCACACTCGGTGCCCAAGTATGGCCGGCAGTACTCCCTGGAGCATGTGCATGGTCCAGGCCCATACTCG gctccatccccagcctacAGCAGCTCCAGCCTCTATACCCCAGACGTTGTTACCAGCTCTGGACCCATAATCTCCGACATCACTGAGCTGGCTCCCGCCAGCCCTCTGGCCTCCCCAGGCAGGAGCATAGATGAGAG GCCCCTGTCCAGCAGTCCCCTGGTGCGTGTCAAGGAGGAGCCCCCCAGTCCACCTCGGACGCCCCGAGTGGAGGAGGCGAGTCCCAGGCACCCGTCCTCTGTGGACACCCCCTTGTCCCCAACTGCCCTCATCGACTCCATCCTGCGGGAGAGCGAGCCTGCCCCCACCTCAGCTACAGTCCCCACTGATGCCGGAGGCCGCATCCCCTCGTCCCCACCCCGCTCAGCCCCCGAGAAGTGCCTCAGCGTAGCCTGTCTGGACAA TTTGGCTCGCGCTCCACAGATGTCTGGGGTCGCCCGCCTcttcccctgcccctcctcttcctttctgcaTGGCCGAGTCCAGCCAGG GAATGAGCTCAGTGACCATTTGGATGCCATGGATTCCAACCTGGACAACCTGCAGACCATGCTGACCAGCCATGGCTTCAGTGTGGATACCAGCGCCCTGCTGGAC ATACAGGAGCTCCTGTCTCCCCAGGAGCCCCCCAGGCCTCTTGAGGCAGAAAACAATGGCCCTGACTCAG ggAAGCAGCTGGTGCAGTACACAGCACAGCCTCTGTTCCTGCTGGACCCGGACGCCGTGGACACGGGGAGCAGTGAACTACCTGTGCTCTTTGAGCTGGGGGAGGGCTCCTACTTCTCCGAGGGAGACGACTACACAGATGATCCCACCATTTCCCTGCTGACAGGCTCTGAGCCCCCCAAAGCCAAGGACCCTACTGTCTCCTAG
- the Hsf1 gene encoding heat shock factor protein 1 isoform X7, with the protein MDLPVGPGAAGPSNVPAFLTKLWTLVSDPDTDALICWSPSGNSFHVFDQGQFAKEVLPKYFKHNNMASFVRQLNMYGFRKVVHIEQGGLVKPERDDTEFQHPCFLRGQEQLLENIKRKVTSVSTLKSEDIKIRQDSVTKLLTDVQLMKGKQECMDSKLLAMKHENEALWREVASLRQKHAQQQKVVNKLIQFLISLVQSNRILGVKRKIPLMLGDSSSAHSVPKYGRQYSLEHVHGPGPYSAPSPAYSSSSLYTPDVVTSSGPIISDITELAPASPLASPGRSIDERPLSSSPLVRVKEEPPSPPRTPRVEEASPRHPSSVDTPLSPTALIDSILRESEPAPTSATVPTDAGGRIPSSPPRSAPEKCLSVACLDKNELSDHLDAMDSNLDNLQTMLTSHGFSVDTSALLDIQELLSPQEPPRPLEAENNGPDSGKQLVQYTAQPLFLLDPDAVDTGSSELPVLFELGEGSYFSEGDDYTDDPTISLLTGSEPPKAKDPTVS; encoded by the exons AGTGGGAACAGCTTCCATGTGTTTGACCAAGGCCAGTTCGCCAAGGAGGTGCTACCCAAGTACTTCAAGCACAACAACATGGCCAGCTTCGTGCGGCAGCTCAACATGT ACGGCTTCCGGAAGGTGGTCCACATCGAGCAGGGAGGCCTGGTTAAACCTGAGAGGGATGACACTGAGTTCCAGCACCCATGCTTCCTGCGTGGCCAGGAGCAGCTCCTGGAGAACATCAAGAGGAAAGTGACCAGC GTATCCACACTAAAGAGTGAAGACATAAAGATCCGCCAGGATAGCGTCACCAAGCTACTGACAGATGTGCAGCTGATGAAGGGGAAGCAAGAGTGCATGGACTCCAAGCTACTGGCCATGAAGCA CGAGAACGAAGCCCTGTGGCGAGAGGTGGCCAGCCTGCGGCAGAAGCATGCCCAGCAGCAGAAAGTCGTCAACAAG CTCATTCAGTTCCTGATCTCGCTGGTGCAGTCCAACCGGATCCTGGGGGTGAAGAGaaaaat CCCGCTGATGTTGGGCGACAGCAGCTCCGCACACTCGGTGCCCAAGTATGGCCGGCAGTACTCCCTGGAGCATGTGCATGGTCCAGGCCCATACTCG gctccatccccagcctacAGCAGCTCCAGCCTCTATACCCCAGACGTTGTTACCAGCTCTGGACCCATAATCTCCGACATCACTGAGCTGGCTCCCGCCAGCCCTCTGGCCTCCCCAGGCAGGAGCATAGATGAGAG GCCCCTGTCCAGCAGTCCCCTGGTGCGTGTCAAGGAGGAGCCCCCCAGTCCACCTCGGACGCCCCGAGTGGAGGAGGCGAGTCCCAGGCACCCGTCCTCTGTGGACACCCCCTTGTCCCCAACTGCCCTCATCGACTCCATCCTGCGGGAGAGCGAGCCTGCCCCCACCTCAGCTACAGTCCCCACTGATGCCGGAGGCCGCATCCCCTCGTCCCCACCCCGCTCAGCCCCCGAGAAGTGCCTCAGCGTAGCCTGTCTGGACAA GAATGAGCTCAGTGACCATTTGGATGCCATGGATTCCAACCTGGACAACCTGCAGACCATGCTGACCAGCCATGGCTTCAGTGTGGATACCAGCGCCCTGCTGGAC ATACAGGAGCTCCTGTCTCCCCAGGAGCCCCCCAGGCCTCTTGAGGCAGAAAACAATGGCCCTGACTCAG ggAAGCAGCTGGTGCAGTACACAGCACAGCCTCTGTTCCTGCTGGACCCGGACGCCGTGGACACGGGGAGCAGTGAACTACCTGTGCTCTTTGAGCTGGGGGAGGGCTCCTACTTCTCCGAGGGAGACGACTACACAGATGATCCCACCATTTCCCTGCTGACAGGCTCTGAGCCCCCCAAAGCCAAGGACCCTACTGTCTCCTAG
- the Hsf1 gene encoding heat shock factor protein 1 isoform X6 translates to MDLPVGPGAAGPSNVPAFLTKLWTLVSDPDTDALICWSPSGNSFHVFDQGQFAKEVLPKYFKHNNMASFVRQLNMYGFRKVVHIEQGGLVKPERDDTEFQHPCFLRGQEQLLENIKRKVTSVSTLKSEDIKIRQDSVTKLLTDVQLMKGKQECMDSKLLAMKHENEALWREVASLRQKHAQQQKVVNKLIQFLISLVQSNRILGVKRKIPLMLGDSSSAHSVPKYGRQYSLEHVHGPGPYSAPSPAYSSSSLYTPDVVTSSGPIISDITELAPASPLASPGRSIDERPLSSSPLVRVKEEPPSPPRTPRVEEASPRHPSSVDTPLSPTALIDSILRESEPAPTSATVPTDAGGRIPSSPPRSAPEKCLSVACLDKNELSDHLDAMDSNLDNLQTMLTSHGFSVDTSALLDLFSPSVTMPDMSLPDLDSSLASIQELLSPQEPPRPLEAENNGPDSGKQLVQYTAQPLFLLDPDAVDTGSSELPVLFELGEGSYFSEGDDYTDDPTISLLTGSEPPKAKDPTVS, encoded by the exons AGTGGGAACAGCTTCCATGTGTTTGACCAAGGCCAGTTCGCCAAGGAGGTGCTACCCAAGTACTTCAAGCACAACAACATGGCCAGCTTCGTGCGGCAGCTCAACATGT ACGGCTTCCGGAAGGTGGTCCACATCGAGCAGGGAGGCCTGGTTAAACCTGAGAGGGATGACACTGAGTTCCAGCACCCATGCTTCCTGCGTGGCCAGGAGCAGCTCCTGGAGAACATCAAGAGGAAAGTGACCAGC GTATCCACACTAAAGAGTGAAGACATAAAGATCCGCCAGGATAGCGTCACCAAGCTACTGACAGATGTGCAGCTGATGAAGGGGAAGCAAGAGTGCATGGACTCCAAGCTACTGGCCATGAAGCA CGAGAACGAAGCCCTGTGGCGAGAGGTGGCCAGCCTGCGGCAGAAGCATGCCCAGCAGCAGAAAGTCGTCAACAAG CTCATTCAGTTCCTGATCTCGCTGGTGCAGTCCAACCGGATCCTGGGGGTGAAGAGaaaaat CCCGCTGATGTTGGGCGACAGCAGCTCCGCACACTCGGTGCCCAAGTATGGCCGGCAGTACTCCCTGGAGCATGTGCATGGTCCAGGCCCATACTCG gctccatccccagcctacAGCAGCTCCAGCCTCTATACCCCAGACGTTGTTACCAGCTCTGGACCCATAATCTCCGACATCACTGAGCTGGCTCCCGCCAGCCCTCTGGCCTCCCCAGGCAGGAGCATAGATGAGAG GCCCCTGTCCAGCAGTCCCCTGGTGCGTGTCAAGGAGGAGCCCCCCAGTCCACCTCGGACGCCCCGAGTGGAGGAGGCGAGTCCCAGGCACCCGTCCTCTGTGGACACCCCCTTGTCCCCAACTGCCCTCATCGACTCCATCCTGCGGGAGAGCGAGCCTGCCCCCACCTCAGCTACAGTCCCCACTGATGCCGGAGGCCGCATCCCCTCGTCCCCACCCCGCTCAGCCCCCGAGAAGTGCCTCAGCGTAGCCTGTCTGGACAA GAATGAGCTCAGTGACCATTTGGATGCCATGGATTCCAACCTGGACAACCTGCAGACCATGCTGACCAGCCATGGCTTCAGTGTGGATACCAGCGCCCTGCTGGAC ctGTTCAGCCCCTCCGTGACCATGCCCGACATGAGCCTGCCTGACCTTGACAGCAGCCTGGCCAGC ATACAGGAGCTCCTGTCTCCCCAGGAGCCCCCCAGGCCTCTTGAGGCAGAAAACAATGGCCCTGACTCAG ggAAGCAGCTGGTGCAGTACACAGCACAGCCTCTGTTCCTGCTGGACCCGGACGCCGTGGACACGGGGAGCAGTGAACTACCTGTGCTCTTTGAGCTGGGGGAGGGCTCCTACTTCTCCGAGGGAGACGACTACACAGATGATCCCACCATTTCCCTGCTGACAGGCTCTGAGCCCCCCAAAGCCAAGGACCCTACTGTCTCCTAG